CTGCTATCTCAAATAGTTTGAAAAAAggatataataaaagtaataatttgcaTGTTTTCCATTGCAGGTATTCGTAAGGACCGCGGTGGGCGTGCTTTCAGGCGTGAGAGGAGGAGAAGCGGTAATGAAGATCTCATCAAGAGCTACAGTGAGCAGTCAAGCCGTAGTGGTTCAAGAACAGCTCCCCCGCAGAACAAGAGGAAGAAGAGCAGCGGCGGTGGGGTCAGTGCTTTATGCCTTCCTCCTGACCAGGTGCTGCTGTTGCTTCTGGAGGCAGAGCCGCCGGCCGTCTGCTCGCGACAGAAACACAGCCGCCCATTCACCGAGATCACCATGATGTCCCTGCTCACAAACATGGCTGACAAAGAACTCGTCCACATGATCGCCTGGGCTAAGAAAGTACCAGGTGAAATCCTTTTAAAGATCAAAGTACAACATCAAGGGAGAGGGGTTTAAATCTGAAGGAATCATTTCAATTATAGGCAAGAAATGTGCCTTAAAGTGGTGCAATCATCACTTTTAGTAATCATATTAGTAATGGCCTAATGGATggagagtcggacttgtaacccaaaggttgtgggttcgagtctcaggtctggTGGGTATGGTagggtggggggagtgaatgttaAGGCACCAAACTTCCAGTTGCTATAAACGACACAGCATTGACTAGccactgcttcgggtgtgtgttcacggtttgtgtgtgtgttcactgctgtgtgtgtgcactttggatgtgttaaatgcagagcacgaattctctTCACACAGCTGTCATGCAAACACTGTAACTTTCCTCAGTGATGATGAGTGAAAAGTCCCATATATTCACACTGAAGGAGGGACCTTAGCTAGGGACCAGAATATCATAGAGCCTagtaactgcctagcaaccacccactcATATTAAAATAGCAATAACCACATAACAGCTGCCCAGAACACAGAATCATTGTGCAGGTGtgcctttttcattttattcagaaaaagGTAAAAATCTATTTGACCTTGTTATTGCTGTTGCTACACAACTGACACTTCCATTCAAAAATGTAGGggtcattaaatgtaaaaaataaataaataaataaataaaaaatacaagaggATGTACagatatattgaaatattgagaaataactaatgttaactgcatttgtatatattttatcattgaaTTTATTATTGAATTTTCAGTATTGTCTGATCTCAAACTCAACAGGGTTCCAGGATCTCTCTCTGCACGATCAGGTTCAGTTGTTGGAGAGCTCTTGGCTGGAGGTGTTGATGATCGGCCTCATATGGAGGTCTATTCATTCACCCGGAAAACTCATCTTCGCTCAGGATCTCATCCTGGATAGGTACCGGATATTCTGCACTTCCTTTTGTAGGCCACTGTACAATatgtatttatactttttttgtattaatccATAAAAATCATAAAACCTGAATCCAATCTAATGACTCACTCTCGCTGTTACCATCTCGCtgttatatataacataacaCATGAAAAATATGAACATGAAGTACATGAAAAAGTGTGCAACCACACTTTGAGAAGCTTTTTAAACGTATTCAATTGTTTTGAATTCATTTAGCTTCAATTGACTGTTAAGAATAATGGAAAAGCACCAACATGGCGTGACAGAAACCTGCGGGGACTCGAATGAAACTCAGGGTTTTATTTTAGTCTCAGGCAGTTTTGCTGTGCGTGTGATCATGGGCTTTTTGAGATGTCATATTGACCTGATACATAATCTCTACATGCGCTTATTTTTTGCTTCAATTTCATAAAGAACATTGATTTGTAATGTAGAATTTTTCTCCACGCAGCGGGGAATTAGCCCAGCAGAGGAGCATACCTCacgaaatgaaattaaatgattatgaAATGAAAACTAGATTATTAAAAAGGATGTGAACTATTTACCTGAGAGCCTAGTGCTCCTCTTCAGAAGATCATGTCACACGTAGATTGTAATTAGAGAGAACCCGGTTGGGAACAGGCTCCTTAAAGGGCTTCTGAAGAACAGCGTCATCACCAAGGGAACATGAATCATAACCAGCATCCGTAAAAAGTAAAGAGTCGTGAGACTGACAGTTTAATAAAGCATCCTGGAGGACGGAGGAGAGCGGCGAGTAAGACTTTGGAGGGGACTGTAAAGATAAGATGGTTGAATGAAAGAAAGGCAGAAGACTGCTAAGATAGGATAAGAGCTAATGAAAGACAGATGATCTAAAGAGAGTCCATTAGACGTCCAGTCTTTGCTCTCATGCAAAGTAAACGGTAAACAGCATTGTTCACGGAAGAGATAAAACGGCTATTTTAAGGCACATATCACaataaaagagacaaaaaatCTCCTGGCATGGGTAAAGAGCTGTTCTACCTCTTTACAGGAGTGAAGGGGAATGTGTCGAGGGGATGACTGAGATTTTCGACATGCTCTTGGCGACCGTGGCTCGCTTCCGTAGTCTCAAACTCAAGCTGGAGGAATTCGTTTGTCTCAAAGCCATCATACTTCTCAATTCTGGTGAGTCTGCAAGTCATAAAGAATGAAGGAACGTGGTGATTTTAGGACTTTTGAAAAGAAGAGCTTTGAAGCTTGAAGTGATCTTCCAGAGTCTCCTGTGCTCACCAAGGTGgcctttacttgatcaaaaatacagtggcCTGGTTTTATAGATTTCTTTTTAGATTTTGGAAACTATTCTAGATATTATTTGTCATCTCTGTAGTTCATAGGAAATATTTAAATGGTTATTGCTTATCTTTTTCTGTTTGATCAGGTGCATTTTCATTCTGCTCCAGTTCAGTGGAGCCCCTGATGGACAGCTTCATGGTGCAGTGCATGCTGGACAACATCACTGATGCCCTCATTTACTGCATCAGTAAATCAGGTACCACCCCGCAGCTGCAGTCTCGCCGGCAGGCCCAGCTCCTGCTGCTGCTCTCACACATCAGACACATGAGGTAAAGAACAGATGCGTTTCATACacaataccatttaaaagtttggggtcaaaaaGATAATCattctttaaagaaattaatacttttattaaaaaagaaagcactaaattgatcaaaagtggctgTCAAATCTTTTACATTGCTgtatttaatttttcaaataaaggctttcaacattgataataataatcatttcttgagcagaaaaataagtatattagaatgatttctgatggatcgtGTGAAAAcgaagactgaaaattcagcttttccatttcaggagaaaatgacattttaaaatatattcaaacaaagaacagttcttttaaagtaaaagaacatttcacaatattattgtagcTGTTGTgcaatttttagaaaataaatccagccttgctaagagattaatgttttaaaataaaaatcctactCGGCCCAAATATTTCAAAAGCAGTGTAACAGATCACAAGCTTTTTATACAAATAAAGAGGGTTTGAAAAGGAGCTTTACCCATTTGATGGGACCTTCTTACATTTATTAGCAATCATTAAATGATTTTTGTTGCTGAATTATTACTGCTTTATTACTGCATGCACGTTACATCtgcattcttttttttgttttttgaaagcaACAAAGGAATGGAGCACTTATACCGAATGAAATGTAAGAATCGAGTCCCACTGTATGACCTTTTGTTAGAGATGCTGGATGCCCAGCAATTCCATTCTTCAAGAAAAGTGCAGCGACCGTGGTCACAGAGTGAGAAAGACTCTTGGTCTACACCCACAGCCTGCAGCAGCAGCCCCTCCAGAGGTCCTGGAGCCATGCAGCCCAACACGGCCAGAGTCCAGACCCCTGATCTGTGTCCAGTCCAACAACTGAAGAATGTGAAGACTGTGAACCAGTCAGTGCTGGCTAATAGATCTGAAGGTGGAACTGAAGTCTCTCTTTGTGCCTTATCAGAGAATACTTTAGATTCTAGAAGACCCATCTagaaatgaacacattttaaaatgtaaagaggtTGAGTCTTCAAATAAAACAGTATACATCTATGCTCACTTGATTCATTAGTTTTGAAAGACATTTTTGAAAAAGGGCTCTTAGGGCTGCtagttcttcttctttttaaacacCCAATGGAGTGACAACTTTGACATCACAAACTTACTTaagctaaaacaaacaaacaaaagacaatCAAGAGCAGGTGGCTTGTGAAGAACATCATAAACTAGCAGGTAAATGGTTTCATTGCTTAAACTTTAGTTACCAAGGATTATtcagatattgttttaaaaacagGTGAGGTTACATTGACATTCCACTGTCAGTCAGAGGTAAGTGGAATGTTACCTTAACTGTAGAATGAAGAACTTCATATTGTAGCAGAGgtgttgcatttgttttttatgttattattactatatgcATAATGGCAATAGTAATAGTTAGGTTTAATTACAAGCAGCGCTTAATATGAAGTAATGTACACTATATTATAAAGTGACTGAAAACAGGAGAAATGTTACCTttggaataaagaaaaagaaaatgccaCAATATATTCTCGCAatcatatatatacagtgccctccataagtattggaacagtaaagaaaaaaatagttttctctgCTGTgaagtcaagacatttgcaaatatgattaaaagatgaatatgtgaCAATagtacag
The sequence above is a segment of the Carassius gibelio isolate Cgi1373 ecotype wild population from Czech Republic chromosome A20, carGib1.2-hapl.c, whole genome shotgun sequence genome. Coding sequences within it:
- the LOC127938711 gene encoding estrogen receptor-like isoform X1, giving the protein MVMSGGQTSGEAAGATQRLRTSPSPEREDLEGLSSPPAAHKLSPMYPKEEHSVGGISSSVNYLDGSYEFPNPTQTYGTSSPAEPASVGYYPAPPDPHVPPVEEHLQSLGSPRIFAPSSPQLSPYLSHPGGHPSTHQASYYLDTPSSSLYRSSVVSSQQAGGGLCEELCSASDRQEMYSGSRGTGGFDSEKETRFCAVCSDYASGYHYGVWSCEGCKAFFKRSIQGHNDYVCPATNQCTIDRNRRKSCQACRLRKCYEVGMVKGGIRKDRGGRAFRRERRRSGNEDLIKSYSEQSSRSGSRTAPPQNKRKKSSGGGVSALCLPPDQVLLLLLEAEPPAVCSRQKHSRPFTEITMMSLLTNMADKELVHMIAWAKKVPGFQDLSLHDQVQLLESSWLEVLMIGLIWRSIHSPGKLIFAQDLILDRSEGECVEGMTEIFDMLLATVARFRSLKLKLEEFVCLKAIILLNSGAFSFCSSSVEPLMDSFMVQCMLDNITDALIYCISKSGTTPQLQSRRQAQLLLLLSHIRHMSNKGMEHLYRMKCKNRVPLYDLLLEMLDAQQFHSSRKVQRPWSQSEKDSWSTPTACSSSPSRGPGAMQPNTARVQTPDLCPVQQLKNVKTVNQSVLANRSEGGTEVSLCALSENTLDSRRPI
- the LOC127938711 gene encoding estrogen receptor-like isoform X2 yields the protein MVMSGGQTSGEAAGATQRLRTSPSPEREDLEGLSSPPAAHKLSPMYPKEEHSVGGISSSVNYLDGSYEFPNPTQTYGTSSPAEPASVGYYPAPPDPHVPPVEEHLQSLGSPRIFAPSSPQLSPYLSHPGGHPSTHQASYYLDTPSSSLYRSSVVSSQQAGGGLCEELCSASDRQEMYSGSRGTGGFDSEKETRFCAVCSDYASGYHYGVWSCEGCKAFFKRSIQGHNDYVCPATNQCTIDRNRRKSCQACRLRKCYEVGMVKGGIRKDRGGRAFRRERRRSGNEDLIKSYSEQSSRSGSRTAPPQNKRKKSSGGGVSALCLPPDQVLLLLLEAEPPAVCSRQKHSRPFTEITMMSLLTNMADKELVHMIAWAKKVPGFQDLSLHDQVQLLESSWLEVLMIGLIWRSIHSPGKLIFAQDLILDRSEGECVEGMTEIFDMLLATVARFRSLKLKLEEFVCLKAIILLNSGAFSFCSSSVEPLMDSFMVQCMLDNITDALIYCISKSGTTPQLQSRRQAQLLLLLSHIRHMRDAGCPAIPFFKKSAATVVTE